The Blastocatellia bacterium genome window below encodes:
- a CDS encoding aspartyl protease family protein, whose product MAHRLDFEKLLTYDVGALGITVAVVLELKDRRVSFDAKIDTGADHCIFERKFSEQLGLNNEKGVPQRFGTATGTFLAYGHDVRLQIADITFDSMVFFAAEESFTRNVLGRFGWLDRVALGLVDYEGKLYLSPYSNE is encoded by the coding sequence ATGGCGCATCGTCTGGACTTCGAAAAACTGTTGACTTACGACGTCGGCGCGCTGGGCATCACCGTGGCTGTCGTCCTCGAACTGAAAGACCGGCGCGTGAGTTTCGACGCGAAGATCGATACGGGCGCAGACCATTGCATCTTCGAGCGCAAGTTCAGCGAGCAACTCGGACTCAATAATGAAAAGGGCGTTCCGCAAAGATTCGGAACCGCAACCGGGACTTTCCTCGCCTATGGCCACGACGTGAGGTTGCAAATTGCGGATATAACGTTCGATTCGATGGTTTTCTTTGCCGCCGAGGAAAGTTTCACCCGCAATGTTCTGGGGCGGTTCGGCTGGCTCGACCGCGTTGCCCTGGGTCTGGTTGATTACGAAGGCAAACTTTACCTCAGCCCTTATAGCAATGAATGA